In the Limanda limanda chromosome 10, fLimLim1.1, whole genome shotgun sequence genome, one interval contains:
- the LOC133011896 gene encoding C-X-C motif chemokine 3-like, which produces MSSIMKVLLLLAAAVCISTAMIRESGQNCLCQRTRNGIDVSKMKEIQIYQPTSFCNRQEIVVTTDTERLCLNPDSEAVKALLRKILRNKRAAIKPTQSS; this is translated from the exons ATGTCCAGCATCATGAAAGTGCTCCTGCTCCTGGCTGCTGCGGTCTGCATCTCTACAGCCATGA TCAGAGAATCCGGTCAGAACTGTCTGTGTCAGCGTACCCGTAATGGCATTGACGTGTCAAAGATGAAGGAAATCCAGATCTACCAGCCCACCAGCTTCTGTAACAGACAGGAGATTGT TGTCACCACCGACACAGAACGACTCTGCCTGAACCCCGATTCGGAGGCAGTGAAAGCCCTCTTGCGTAAGATCCT AAGGAACAAGAGAGCCGCCATCAAACCAACCCAGTCCAGCTGA
- the si:dkeyp-72g9.4 gene encoding uncharacterized protein si:dkeyp-72g9.4 gives MRPRSRLLSKRRLVLPTIREGTEETVRDRNEANTLHITSVSSEDYLLSICHLAHPTFPSRDVSPHHKSHTRQLEDGPQRLRLRHSGKPSSRYESNPAEEEEAPAIEVEQREENELMFGNSDPLEFLYGHQSHLAGGVRRVRGGQARSRAHSIPRASSPAPPRQRKGSCPELHTSTDTSAPDISTKHSPSRSEGQRGAAAQRGTPAQRGVESQRPPVKQSLISQWISDCRYAWREARVRVCMLPAIAEM, from the coding sequence ATGCGGCCTCGGTCCAGACTTCTGTCCAAGAGACGCCTGGTGCTGCCCACCATCAGAGAAGGCACCGAGGAGACGGTGAGGGACCGGAACGAGGCCAACACGCTTCACATCACATCTGTCTCCTCTGAGGACTACCTGCTGTCCATCTGCCACCTGGCCCACCCCACCTTCCCCAGCAGGGACGTGTCCCCTCACCACAAGTCCCACACCAGGCAGCTGGAGGACGGTCCCCAGAGGCTGAGGCTGAGGCACAGCGGGAAGCCATCCTCCAGATATGAGTCGAACCccgcagaggaggaggaggcaccaGCCATCGAGGtcgagcagagggaggagaacgAGTTGATGTTTGGTAACTCCGACCCTCTGGAGTTTCTTTACGGACACCAGAGCCACCTGGCAGGCGgtgtgaggagggtgagggggggCCAGGCCCGCTCCAGGGCGCACAGCATCCCGCGGGCCTCGAGCCCGGCCCCCCCACGCCAACGCAAGGGCAGCTGCCCCGAGTTACACACCAGCACTGACACATCAGCTCCGGACATCTCCACCAAACACAGCCCGTCCAGGTCGGAGGGCCAGAGGGGGGCCGCGGCCCAGAGAGGGACCCCGGCCCAGAGAGGGGTCGAGAGTCAGAGACCCCCAGTCAAACAGTCCCTGATCTCCCAGTGGATCTCCGACTGCAGGTACGCTTGGCGAGAGGCGCGCGTGCGGGTCTGCATGCTCCCTGCCATTGCTGAGATGTAG